The Arthrobacter sp. OAP107 DNA segment GGCGTCATCCACACGGACTTCCAGCGCGGCTTCATCAAGGCCGAGGTTGTCTCCTTCGAGGACCTCATCGATGCCGGTTCCATGGCCGAGGCGAAATCGCGCGGCAAGGTCCGCATCGAAGGCAAAGAATACGTCATGGCCGACGGCGATGTGGTGGAGTTCCGCTTCAACGTGTGAGTTTCCGCCGGGCTACTCAGTGATTGAGTATTAACGGCGAAAAGCCCCGATCCCTAGGATCGGGGCTTTTTCTGTGATTGACGCCTCTACCCTCCGGGCCACAGGGCGTCAAGGAAAAAGGGCGGGTACTTTTCCCGCGGCAACAGCTTGGTTGCATCTCGATAACAACCTTTACTGAGGGACAACTTTCGGACCGCGGCCGCCGGGTTCGGGTCTAGGCTACTTGTCATGTGAGACTCGCCACATCTCACTGGGGGGATGTAGCGGGTCTGGCCGGCGCCCACAGCGAAGGTCTTTTCCACACTCACAGAAACATAGGAGGCGGAATGCGATTCAGTCGTATTTCCAAAGCAGTAGGCGTTGCAGCCGCGGCTGCACTGGCGCTCAGCGCCTGCGCGAGCACCAATGGCGGGACAACCCCGTCCAGTAATGCGGCCGGCAAACAGGGGGGAACAGCCACTGTCGTTGAGGTCAACGCGTTCAACACCTTCAACCCCAACACGGCCGACGGCAACACTGACATCAACTCGAAGGTCAGCTACGCCACACACTCCGGGTTCTACTACATCGACAACCAGCTGAACGTCGTCCACAATGACAAGTTCGGCAAGATGGAAAAGACGTCTGACGATCCGCTGACCGTCAAGTACACCATCAACGAAGGCGTTAAGTGGTCGGACGGCACACCCGTCACGGCCGCCGACCTGCTCCTTCAGTGGGCAGCATTCTCCGGGTACTACAACGACGCCGACGCCGAGGGTAAGACGGGAACATCCTACTTCTCGTATGCCGGCGACTCCACGGGTCTCGGGCTCACCGACTTCCCGGAAATCGGCGACAACAACCGCTCCATGACCATCAAATACTCCAAGCCCTTCGCTGACTGGGAGATCGCGCTGGGCGGACCGGGCATCGATATCCCGGCCCATGTCCTGGCCAAGAAGGCCGGACTGGCCGATACCCAGGCCTTCATCGACCACCTCAAGAGCCTGCCCCGCGGTGATTCCAAGGCACCCAAGGCCGCCGACGCCAAGCTCAAGGCCATGTCGGACATGTGGAACACCGGCTTCGACTCCAAAACCCTGCCGAGTGACCCGAGCCTGTTCCTGTCGAACGGCCCGTTCGTGGTCCAGAGCATCAACCAGGACCAGTCGCTCACGATGGTCCGCAACAAGGACTACAACTGGGGCCCCGAAGCCAAGCTGGACGAGATCACCGTGCGCTACATCGGTTCCTCTCCGGCACAGGTGCAGGCCCTGAAGAACGGCGAAGCCGACATCATCGCCCCGCAGGCCTCGGCTGACACCCTCGACCAGCTCAAAGCACTCGAGAGCCAGGGCGTCACGGTGGACCAGGGCAACCAGCTCTCCTACGACCACATTGACCTGAACTACACGGGACCGTTCGCTGACAAGAACGTCCGCGAGGCGTTCTTGAAGACGGTTCCCCGCAAGGACATCGTGGACAAGATCATCAAGAAGCTCGATCCGCAGGCGAAGCCCCTGGACTCGCAGCTGTTCGTTCCCGCGCAGCCGGCCTACGAGGCCTCCGTGCAGGGCAACGGCTCCTCGTCCTACCAGGATGCGGACGTTGACGGTGCCAAGAAACTGTTGAACGGTGCCACCCCCGAGGTCCGCATCATGTACAACAAGGACAACCCGAACCGCGTGGACGCGTTCTCGCTGATCCGTGAGTCCGCAACCAAGGCCGGCTTCAAGATCGTCGACGGCGGACTGGGCGCCTCTGACTGGGGCAAGGCCCTCGGCAAGGGCGGCTACGACGCCACGATCTTCGGCTGGATCAACCCTGGCGTCGGAGTCTCCGGCGTGCCGCAGATCTTCCGCTCCGGCAACGGTTCCAACTTCAACAAGTTCAGCGATCCTGAGGCCGACAAGCTCATGGACGAACTCATTGTGACCACCGACCGCAGCAAGCAGGATGAGCTGTCCAAGCAGATCGACAAGAAGATCTGGGACTCGGCCTACGGCCTCCCGCTCTTCCAGTCCGTTGGTGTTGACGCCTACAGCGACCGCATCACCGGCGTGAAGTTCATGCCGAACCAGACGGGCGTCTGGTGGAACTTCTGGGAGTGGGCCGAGAAGTAAGCCCGTGCCACGAAGTGCAGCAAGCTAGTTGAGGCGCCGGGACCACGCACCACGGTCCCGGCGCCTTGCAGCGCCATCCCCCGGCGGTGCCTGTGTTGGCAGCACAAGCAGCTAGGCGCCGCCAAACCTGCGACCGGTCCGGGCAATCCCCGGACCCGAATCCTGAGGTTCAATCACAATGGTGACCTACATAGTCCGGCGGCTCGTCACCGCCGCACTCATTCTTTTGGGCGCATCGTTCCTGGTGTATCTGCTGACCGCAGCGTCAGGCGATCCGCTCGCAGAGTTCCGCGCCAGCAGCGCGCCGAACAAGCAGCAGCTCATGGACTCGAGATCCGCGCTGCTGGATCTCGACACACCTGCCCCGGTGCGGTATTTCAAATGGCTCGGCGGCGCAGCCCAGTGCCTGGTGCCGTTTACCGGTTCCTGCAATCTGGGTAAAAACATCGCCGGCCAGCCCATCACGGACGCCCTCGGCCACGCACTCATTCAGACGCTGACGCTGGTCACCGGTGCCGCCGTCCTGGCCATCCTCGTGGGCATCACGCTCGGCATCATCACAGCCCTGCGCCAGTACAGCACGCTGGACTACGGCGTGACCTTCATGGCCTTCCTGTTCTTCTCCCTGCCGATCTTCTGGGTCGCCGTCCTGCTCAAGGAATTCGGCGCCATCGGCTTCAACAACTTCCTTCGGAACCCGGAGATACCGCTGCCGGTCTCGCTCGGCGTCGGGGCCGTCCTCGGCGCCGTGGCTTTGATCGTGGCCGGCGGTGACGCCAGGCGCAGGGTACTGACGGGCGGCGTCGTCTTTGCCGTCGTCGCTGCCGTCCTCATCTACTTCTCCGTCACCCAGTGGTTCAAGACTCCAGGCCTGGGCCCCGTGGTCATCGCCATCGCCGGCGTGGGCATCGCATTTGCCGTGACCCTGCTGACAGCGGGCCTGCGGAACCGCAAAGCACTGCAGTCCGCCCTGATTGCCGCGGGCGTGGGCGTGGTCCTCTACTTTGTGGTCCAGCCGTTGCTGAGCCAGGCAACGTTCCTGATGATCGTGCTGCTGGCGGTCGCCGCAGTCCTGGTCGGCATGGCCATCGGCTACCTGATGGGCGGCTACGACCGCGGGCAGTCCATGCGCGCTGCTGCCATCACGTCCTTCCTGGTGGGTTTCCTGATCATGCTGGACCGCTTCATGCAGGCCTGGCCCGCATACTTCAACAACAGCCGGGTCCGGGGGCGGCCAATCGCCACCATCGGCGCCGGCACGCCGAACATCGAGGGCGACTTCTGGATCCTGGGACTCGATTCCTTCACGCACCTCATCCTTCCCACCACCGCGCTCATTCTCATCTCGCTCGCCGGCTACACGCGGTTCACCCGGGCATCCATGCTGGAGATCATGAACATGGACTACATCCGGACGGCGAGGGCCAAGGGCCTGTCCGAGCGGACCGTGGTCATGCGCCACGCGTTCCGGAACGCGCTGATCCCGGTGGCCACCATCGTCGCGTTCGACATCGGCGGACTGATCGGCGGCGCGGTCATCACCGAGACGGTATTCTCCGTCCGGGGCATGGGATTCCTCTTCCTTGACGGCATCCAGCACGTTGACCCGAACCCCGTCATGGGCGTGTTCGTCTGCGTCGCCATCACGGCCATGGCGTTCAACCTCATCGCGGACCTCGCCTACTCCGCACTGGATCCACGAGTAAGGGTGAAAGCATGAGCCAGCCCAGTCAGCAGGATGAAATCATGGCCGAGGAGGCCGGGCTGCGGCAGGAAGCCGCCGGCATCGAACCTGTCGCCGAAGCCAAGGGCCTCAGCCAGGGCCAGATTGTCCGCAAGCGGTTCCTTGGCCACTCCGGCGCCATCGTCGGCCTGGCCGTCTTCGCCATCATCTTCGTCATGGCCTTCACGTCCGTGGGCTACGCCGGAATCCCCGGCTGGTGGAAATACACCCACGAAGCCGTCTCGCCGCTGGTCAATGACGGCACTCCCACCGCGTCGCTGTGGCCCCTTGCATGGGGGGAGCATCCCTTCGGGCAGGACCGGATCGGACGCGACCTGTTCGCCATGACCATGCGCGGTGCCCAGCAGTCCATCACCATCATGGTGGTCATCGGCCTCATCGCAGGCCTGATCGGTGTGGTCGTCGGGGCCCTGTCCGGTTACTTCCGGGGCTGGATGGAAGCCATCCTGATGAGGCTCACCGACGTCATCATCATTGTCCCGGCGCTGCTGCTCGCCGCGGTCATGGCGCAGCTGGCAGGACGCCGGGACGAGGGCAGCTGGTTTGCGGCCTTCGCCAGCAGCAACGGTGTCCTTGCGCTCGGCATCTTCCTGGGGCTGATCAGCTGGGTGGGCCTGGCCAGGCTGATGCGCGGCGAGTTCCTCACCCTGCGGGAGCGCGAGTTCGTCGACGCGGCGCGGATTTCCGGGGCCAGCAACGCCCGGATCATCTTCAAGCACATCCTGCCCAACGCGGTGGGCGTGCTGATCGTCAACGTCACCCTGACCATGTCGGCGGCGATCCTCACCGAAACAGCCCTCAGCTACCTGGGCGTGGGCGTTAAATCCCCGGACACCTCGCTGGGCCTGCTCATCTCCCAAAACCAGGAAGCCTTTGCCACCCGTCCCTGGCTGTTCTGGTTCCCCGGCCTGTTCATCGTCCTCATCTGCCTCAGCATCAACTTCATCGGTGACGGCCTGCGTGATGCCTTCGATCCGCGGCAGAAGAAGTTCAACGCCAAAAAGGCCAGGGACACCGGGGCAACTGTTCCGGAGGCGACGCCGGTGACGGCTTTGGACAGCCGGGCCGACGACGGCCGGGCCGCCGGCGGGGACAGGGGAGTCTGAGGTGCTGCTGCGACGCCGCAGGCGGGTGCAGCTCGCTTCCGGCCTAAAGCGCGGCCACGCTCCAGTAGCTGAGCCCGAGGAGGACCAGGGTGGCTGCTGCCTCGGGCCAGCGGAACCTCACGCTGACCAGAGTGGTCTCGGCTGCCCCGGCATCGAGGAGCCCGGATTCGATCAGCCGCTGCCAGCGTCCACGGACCAGCTGCGCGGCCTGCCCCGAGTCGGTGCTCTTCAGGTCGCCCGGGCGGACGGAGTTTCCAGGCCCGTACGTGCTGTCCGGCAGTCCGCGGAGGTCCTCCGGGCGGGCGTTGCGTCCGCCCCAGATGCCGGGGGCGGGAGCCGCCCAGGCCCCGTAGCTCCGGCCGGGGGTGACGAGGGTCAGCGCGTAGCGGGTATCCACCTGAACCAGCGCCGCCCACGGCACCGTGATGGCGCGGAACGGATTTTCGATGGTGACGCCGGCATCGTGGATCACCACAGCCGGACGCCAAAACAGCAGCCAGCCCAGGTAGGCGATGAGCAACAGCGGCCCGGCACCGGCCAGGGCGGGCATACCGCCCGCCACGACGAGGCCGGCCAGCCCGGCGGCCGCCACGAACCACGAGAATCCTGCAAACCATTTGTTGGTGCGCGCTTTGAAGATTGCGGCGTTTCCGGCATGCGGCACAGTGCTCATGCCCCCAATAATTCAGTATTCCCGGCCGCAGCACTAATCACAGCTGCTCCGCTGGCACGGGTGGAAGGAAAACCCCAACATGTCTGACTACATCAGCCCTGACCGCCCGTCGCCGGACCCGCTGGGGCCGGACTCCATTGAACCCGGCGCCGGACGGCGGAAGGGGGACGGGAAGGGTTCCGTCGTCCTGGAAGTTCGCGACCTCAGCGTCGACTTCGGTGTCGAAAAAAAGTGGGTGCCGGCCGCCATCGGACTTAATTATGAGGTCCGCGCCGGCGAGGTCCTGGCCATCGTCGGTGAGTCCGGTTCGGGCAAGAGCGCCAGTTCCATGGCGCTGCTCGGCCTGCTGCCCAGCAACAGCAGGGTGTCCGGAAGTGTCAGGCTCTCGGGCAAGGAGCTGCTGGGCGAGGACGCGGGCAACATCCGCAGCGTCCGCGGCAAGGATGTTGCCGTCATCTTCCAGGAGCCCATGACGGCGCTGAACCCGGTGTACACCGTGGGTGCGCAGATCGTCGAGACGGTTCGGCTTCACAACGAGGTCTCGCCGGAGCAGGCCAAGGAGCGTGCGCTGCGGATGCTTGAGCTCGTGGAACTGCCGGATCCGGTGAAGGCGTTCAAGTCCTATCCGCACCAGCTCTCCGGCGGCCAGCGCCAGCGCGCCATGATCGCCCAGTCGCTGTCCTGCGACCCCAAGCTGCTGATCGCGGACGAGCCCACCACGGCGCTGGACGTCACGGTCCAGGCAGAGATTCTGGACCTGATGCGGAACCTGCGCAACAAGCTGGACAGCGCCATCGTCCTGATCACCCACGACATGGGCGTGGTGGCGGACCTGGCGGACCGGATCGCCGTCATGCGCAAGGGCCTGATCGTGGAGACCGGCACCGCCGAGCAGATCTTCCACAATCCCCGGCATCCGTACACGCAGGCGCTGCTGGCGGCCGTGCCGCACCTCGGGCAGGGCGGAACCGACGCCGCCCCGGAGGTGGACGTGACCGCGGCCCTGGCAGCGGCCACCCACGCCCAGCTTGAGTCCGTGGACCACGACGAGCTGGTCCGGCGCGAGCGGGAGAACGCGGCTGCCCTGGCAGCCGCTGAAGCCCGGGGGCCCGTGGGGGAACCGGTCCTGGAGCTGACCGACGTCGCCATCGAGTACCCGAAGCAGGGCCGTGTCCCGGCCTTCCGCGCCGTCGAGGGAGCCAACCTGACCATCCATCCCGGGCAGGTGGTGGGCCTCGTGGGGGAGTCCGGATCGGGCAAGACCACCATCGGGCGCGCCGCCGTCGGACTGCTGCCGGTGGCTGCCGGAACTATGCGTGTGGTGGGGGAGGACATCTCCGCTGCGAAGAAGAACGGCAAGCAGCTGCACCAGGTCCGGCGCCACATCGGCATGGTGTTCCAGGACCCGTCCTCGTCCCTGAATCCGCGCCTGCCCATCGGCGAGAGCATCGGCGAGCCGATGTACCTCGCCGGCGTGGCGAAGGGAGGCGACCTGCAGAAGCGCATCGAGGCGCTGCTGGACCAGGTGGAGCTGCCGCGGAACTACCGGAACAGGTACCCGCACGAGCTGTCCGGCGGGCAGAAGCAGCGCGTCGGCATTGCCCGGGCACTGTCGCTCAAGCCGAAGCTGATGGTGGCGGACGAGCCGACGTCTGCGCTGGACGTGTCGGTGCAGGCCAAGGTCCTGGAGCTGTTCCAGAACCTGCAGCGTGAGCTCGGGTTCGCCTGCCTATTCGTCACCCACGACCTCGCGGTCGTGGATGTGCTGGCTGACCGCATCTGCGTCATGCAGCGCGGCCGGATTGTTGAGCAGGGCACCCGAGACCAGATCCTGCGCAACCCGCAGGAGGCCTACACACAGCGGCTGCTTGCCGCCGTGCCGCTGCCGGATCCGGAAAAGCAGCGTGAGCGCCGGGAACTCCGGGCGCAGCTGCTGGCCACGGGAACGGAGTAGCCGGGACTGAAACAGAGCAAGGGAGCCGGTGTCCGCCTTCAGGCGGCCGCCGGCTCCCTTTTGCATTGTGGCCAAAAAGCGCTCCCCCCGACTGAAGCTAGGACAGGCCCAGCCCGAGTTTCGCGAGCCTGTCACCCAGCAGCGCGCCCAGGGCGCGGTGCCCCTCGCCGTTCATGTGGACGCTGTCCTTGAGCTGCGATTCCAGCCCATAGCGGGTGAGCCAGTCGCCGACACTGACGAACGGAATGCCGTGGTCCGCGGCAACGGCCCCCAGCAGGGCGTCGACCTCGGCGCGGCGGGCGCCGCCGTGGTCCGCTCCCTTGCCCAGGGTTCCCACCATGGCCAGCTTCGCGCCCGGGTACCGCTGCTTGATCGAGGTGATGAGCCGGTCTGCGTTGGCCGAGATCTGCTCGTCACCCGCCCCTTGCTTTGCATCGTTGCCGCCGCCCTCGATCAGCACCAGCGGAGGGAAGCCGTAGGGCAGGTGCCAGTCACCGCGCTGCAAGGCATCGACGTAGTTGCCCGTGGTGCCGTTGGAGGCGACGAAGCCGGTGCCGCCTTTGCCGCAGAAGAAGACGTCGTAGCCCAGCCCCGCAAGTGCCCGCCGCGGCCAGCTGGCCTGCGGCTCGGACTGTGAGTCACCAATGAGCAGCGCGGTGTGGGCGATGTTGCCCACGATGACCTCGTCCCGGCCGTTGGCCGGATTGCGGTACAGCGCGCCGGCCGGAAGGCTGGCGGGGTCGACGGCGGCCCCCAGGTCGCGCACGACTGCCGAGCCGGCGGCCACGGCCTCGCCGGGGGAGGCCACCGGGGCGGCGGCACGCGGGACCACGGTCGTTCCGGTTCCGGGCGCAGGCCCCGTGGCGCCGCAGCCCGCCAAAAATACGCTGGCGGCGATGACCGGGCCAATCAGGAGGGCCCGCGTCGAGGCTTGTAACATCCGTGGACTCCTGGCCTGTTCGTAAAGTGGTCTAGCCAATAGTGGTGGATCACTTTCGGAAAAGCCAGTGATTTTGCTCACGTGACGCCGCGCTGGATTCACGATTTGGTAACGGGCCCGGAGTCGGGGGAGGGCGGCCGTTTTAGGCCAATAAATGGCTGAGCGTTTAGACTGGCAGTAGGTGCCCTGTGTTAAGGGTCTGATCCGTCGTGCGTTCCGGTTGGAAATGTCGCGATACAACAGCTGACTTCACCACTGAATCGAGCAATAACGCATGTCTGAAACCACCACCAACACCGCGGTAGCAACTGCAGTTCGCAGTGACCTGCGCAACGTCGCGATTGTGGCCCACGTTGACCACGGCAAGACCACCCTTGTGGACGCCATGCTCAAGCAGACCAACTCCTTTGCCGAGCACAACCACCTCGAAGACCGCGTCATGGACTCCGGTGACCTGGAGCGCGAAAAGGGCATCACCATCCTGGCCAAGAACACCACGGTGGCCTACAACGGACCGTCCTCCAACGGCGAAACCATCACCATCAACGTGATCGACACCCCCGGCCACGCCGACTTCGGCGGCGAGGTGGAGCGCGGTCTGTCCATGGTGGACGGCGTCGTTCTGCTCGTGGATGCCTCCGAGGGCCCGCTGCCCCAGACCCGCTTCGTCCTCCGCAAGGCCCTCGCCGCGCACCTGCCGGTGATCCTCCTGGTCAACAAGACCGACCGCCCCGACGCCCGTATCGAAGAGGTCGTCCACGAGTCCATGGACCTGCTCCTGGGCCTGGCCTCCGACCTCGCCGACGAGGTTCCCGACCTTGACCTGGACAAGATCCTCAACGTCCCGGTGGTTTACGCCGCCGCAAAGGTAGGCCGCGCGTCCCTTGAGCAGCCGGCCGACGGCACCGCCCCGGAGAACGAGGACCTCGAACCGCTTTTCAGCGCCATCATCGAGCACATCCCGGCCCCGACCTACAACCCGGAAGGTGTCCTGCAGGCGCACGTCACCAACCTGGACGCCTCCCCGTTCCTGGGCCGCCTCGCCCTGCTGCGCATCTACAACGGCACCCTCCGCAAGGGCCAGCAGGTTGCCTGGGCCCGCGCCAACGGCGAGCTCAAGACCGTTAAGATCACCGAACTCCTCGCCACCAAGGCCCTCGAGCGGGTTCCGGCCGAGTCCGCCGGCCCGGGCGAGATCGTCGCCGTCGCCGGCATTGAGGAGATCACCATCGGTGAGACCCTGACCGACGTCGAGAACCCCCAGCCGCTGCCGCTGATCACCGTTGACGATCCCGCGATCTCGATGACCATCGGTATCAACACCTCCCCGCTGGCCGGCAAGGTCAAGGGCGCCAAGGTCACGGCGCGCCAGGTGAAGGACCGCCTGGACAAGGAACTGATCGGTAACGTCTCCATCAAGGTTCTTCCCACCGAGCGTCCGGACGCCTGGGAAGTCCAGGGCCGTGGCGAGCTCGCGCTGGCCATCCTCGTGGAGCAGATGCGCCGTGAAGGCTTCGAGCTCACCGTCGGCAAGCCCCAGGTGGTCACCAAGACCATTGACGGCAAGGTCCACGAGCCCATGGAGCACATGACCATCGACGTGCCCGAAGAGTACCTCGGCGCCGTCACCCAGCTCATGGCCGCCCGCAAGGGCCGCATGACCAACATGGCCAACCACGGCACCGGCTGGTGCCGGATGGAATTCATCGTTCCGGCCCGTGGCCTGATCGGCTTCCGCACGAAGTTCCTCACGGACACCCGCGGCGCCGGCATCGCCGCTTCCATCGCCGAGGGTTACGAGCCCTGGGCCGGACCCATCGAATACCGCACCAACGGTTCCATGGTGGCCGACCGCGCCGGTGTGGTGACCCCGTTCGCCATGATCAACCTGCAGGAACGCGGTTCCTTCTTCGTCAAGCCGACCTCCGAGGTCTACGAAGGCATGATCGTGGGCGAAAACTCCCGCGCAGACGACATGGACGTGAACATCACGAAGGAAAAGAAGCTCACCAACATGCGTGCGGCTTCCTCGGACAGCTTCGAGAACCTCACCCCGCCGCGCGAGCTCACCCTCGAAGAGTCCCTCGAATTCGCCCGCGAAGACGAGTGCGTCGAGGTCACGCCGGAGGACATCCGCATCCGCAAGGTCATCCTCGATTCCAACGAGCGTGCCAAGGCCAACCGCGCCCGCGCCAAGGCGTAGCGGTTCCCTCGGGCAGGGAACTGAGACTGTGAACAGAAGAGCTGCCGGCACGGCAGGCGGCCTGGCCGCCGCCGTGCCGGCAGCTCTTTTTGCTGCCCTGGCCGGGACGGCGCTGCACCGCCAGGAGTTCGCAGCCATCGGTGCTGACGTGCCGCTGGGGGCTGTCGCGGCGCTGCTGCTGTTGGCGTCGCTCCAGCTGTTCCTCGGCGCGGCGTTCCGGACGCTGATTCCGACGGCGGTGTGCGGCGCGCTCTGCTACGCCCTGGCCGGTTGGTGGTCCGGAATGGAATCCGGCAAGCGGCTGATCGCGGGGGACCTGGCCGGGAGTATCTGGGTCTATGGGATCGTGGTGGTCACGGTCGCCATGCTGACCTGGTGCCGGCGGTACCGCCCCTAGTCAACCCAAGGTACCGCCCTAGTCAGCCGTCGGATCCCGGTGGTGGGCGATCATGAGTGAGGTGGCCTCGCCGTCGTCGTCTGCGGGAAGTGCCATGTATTCCTCGACGACGGCGCGCAGCTTGCCCAGCATTTCTTCCCGCCGTGCCGCATTGAACTTCACGCCGAGCCGCCACACCTCGATGTCCTCCGGCGGAAGGTCCCGGGTCTCCTGAAGGAACGTCTCGATGAGTATCGGCGAGACGTTGTCCACCGGAGTGGTCCACGACCTGCGGCTGGCGATATACGGCACCTCGGTGGCCCCGCGCCGGCCCTTCCGGCGTTCCTCCGCCAGCAGGAATCCGGTCCGGACCAGGGTCCGGACGTGGTGGAGGCTTGAAGCCGGATTGAGGCCAAGCAGCTCGGCGATTTCCTTGTTGGTGCGCGACTGGTGCAGGCACAGCCGAAGTATCCTCAGCCGCAGCGGCGAACTCAGCGCGCGGCCCTTGGCCACCAGGTCTGCGTCGTCGCTTTCCGGCGGGTGGTTCATAGACGCAAGTGTAACGAGCAGTAAGCGATTGACATATGCCCAATCGCCCGCCGAAACTGAAGCCGTGACTGCCGAACCCACCGCCGCGGAGCCTGCAGAAGGCCCGCTGTGGCGCGACCGGAACTTCGCCACCTTCTGGGCCGGGCAAGCCCTGGGACAGTTCGGCGCGCAGCTGGGCCAGCTGGCGCTCCCCGTGCTGGCCGTCACCTTGCTTTCCGCCTCTGAATTCGAGGTGGGCGCCCTGAACGCCGCAGGCCTTGCGGCGTTCCTGGTGGTAGGGCTGCCGGCCGGGGCGTGGGTCGACCGCTGGCTGAAGCGCAGGACCATGATCACTGCCGACCTGCTCCGGATGGCCGCCATGGCCGCGGTGCCGGTCCTGTGGTGGAGCGGCGGCCTGGAAATCTGGCATCTCTATCTGGCCGCGGGGATCGTGGGAACGGCCACGGTGTTCTTCGACGTCGCCTATCAGAGCTACGTGCCCGTCTTGGTGGCGTCCCGGCATGTGAGGGAGGCCAACTCAAAGCTTGAGGCGACGGCCCAGCTGGCGCGCATCGGCGGACCCGCCGCCGGCGGTGCGCTGTTGGCGGTCGTGTCGGCCCCCGTGCTGTTCCTGGGCGAGGCCGCGGGTTACCTGCTCTCCGCGCTGTTTCTGTCACGGACCCGCGATTCAGAGGCACGTGTGCCGGTGGCCGCACGGCGTCCCCTTCCGGTCGAAATACGGGAAGGCCTCACGTTCGTTGTCCGGCATCCGCTCATCAGCCGCATTGCGGCCTGCACCGGCGGAATGAACTTTTCGGGCATGCTGATCTACACGCTGATGCCGGTGCTGGTACTGCGCACCCTCGGACTGGGACCGCAGGGCATGGGCCTCATCATGACCGTCGGCGCCGCGGGAGGGCTGCTGGGTGCAGTCGCAGCGCCGCGGCTCGCAGCCCGGATCGGCGAGGGCACCGTGATTCCCGTGTGCGCCCTGGTCAGTTCGGTCTTTCTGCTGCTGGTGCCGCTCGCCGCGGTCGTTTCCGAACCGGCGGCCTCGCTGGCCCTGCTGCTGGTTTCGGAGCTCGGGTTCGGCTTCAGCGTGCTGGTCTACAACATCATGCAGCTCACCATGCGCCAGCGGGTTTGCCCGCCGCGGCTGCTCGGCCGGATGAACGCGTCCATCCGGTTCGCGGTGTGGGGTGTGATGCCAGTGGCCGCCCTGGGCTCCGGCTACCTGGGCGAACACCTGGGGCTGGTACCCACCATGCTGATCGGAGCGGCTGGCAGCCTCCTGGCCGCCGTCCCTGTCCTGTTCTCTCCACTCCGAACGATGCGCACGCTTCCAGACGAGGTGCAGGCGGACGGGAGCCTGGAGGACGAGGCGCTTGATAACGAGGCGCTGGATGGCGGTGCACTTGATGATGGTGCACTGGAGGGAAGGGACAGGGCCTAGGCCCGCCGTGAACCGCGCCGCGGAGGTGCCGGCGGCACCTGTTTAGCGGCAACCACCAGGTCCAGCGGAATGTCGACGTCGGACCTCCGCGTCCGTATGGTGCACTCACTTTCGCCGCACCCAAGGAGGTCTCCCAGCGCGTCCGTAAAGCCGCTGTCGATCCTGTAACGCACCACCACACGGGTTCCGGCCGGGGCCGTGGCCAGGAACTGCCGGGGTGTTGGTGATGTCGGATTCACCGGTCCATCGTATGACCTGTCCGGAGTGTGACGCGCCCGCTTCGTTCGCGGGGCGGGACTGGGAGATAATAGGCTCTGAAGTGGACAGGCCGGCATACAGGCCGGATGCAGCAACCGGCCACTGGCCGGCAATCAACGTGGAGAGGCAAGGGACGTGACGTACGTAATCGCGCAGCCGTGTGTAGATGTTAAGGACAAGGCATGCATTGAGGAGTGCCCCGTCGATTGCATCTACGAAGGCGAACGCTCCCTCTATATCCATCCCGATGAGTGCGTCGACTGCGGCGCCTGCGAACCCGTATGCCCGGTGGAAGCCATCTACTACGAAGATGACACCCCCGAGGAATGGGCTGACTACTACAAGGCGAACGTCGAATTCTTTGACGACCTCGGCTCCCCGGGCGGCGCAGCCAAGGTGGGCAACACCGGCAAGGACCACCC contains these protein-coding regions:
- a CDS encoding MFS transporter gives rise to the protein MTAEPTAAEPAEGPLWRDRNFATFWAGQALGQFGAQLGQLALPVLAVTLLSASEFEVGALNAAGLAAFLVVGLPAGAWVDRWLKRRTMITADLLRMAAMAAVPVLWWSGGLEIWHLYLAAGIVGTATVFFDVAYQSYVPVLVASRHVREANSKLEATAQLARIGGPAAGGALLAVVSAPVLFLGEAAGYLLSALFLSRTRDSEARVPVAARRPLPVEIREGLTFVVRHPLISRIAACTGGMNFSGMLIYTLMPVLVLRTLGLGPQGMGLIMTVGAAGGLLGAVAAPRLAARIGEGTVIPVCALVSSVFLLLVPLAAVVSEPAASLALLLVSELGFGFSVLVYNIMQLTMRQRVCPPRLLGRMNASIRFAVWGVMPVAALGSGYLGEHLGLVPTMLIGAAGSLLAAVPVLFSPLRTMRTLPDEVQADGSLEDEALDNEALDGGALDDGALEGRDRA
- the fdxA gene encoding ferredoxin, which gives rise to MTYVIAQPCVDVKDKACIEECPVDCIYEGERSLYIHPDECVDCGACEPVCPVEAIYYEDDTPEEWADYYKANVEFFDDLGSPGGAAKVGNTGKDHPMIAALPPQNQDH